The Leishmania mexicana MHOM/GT/2001/U1103 complete genome, chromosome 32 genomic interval CACAGAGCTTTGTAGAGGCCTCCTCTGCCAGGCGGAGGCGCGAGTTCTTCGACGAGCGTTACAAGCCACGACCCCGCACGACGTGCACGGGTAAACAACGTGAGCTAGGGTCTCGATCGCTAGCGAAGTTCGTGGCGGTCTCAGAGGACGACGACTTTCTGAGTTTTGTGCGCCTCTTTCTGCAGTGGGAACCATCGAAGCGGGTCCCACCGCGCGAAGCGATGAAGCACCACTGGATCTGCGGCGAGTTTGTCTTTCCCACCCAGTCGGAGGAGAAGCCGACGTTGTCGTCGCTGACAAAGGAGAGCAACGACTCTGCCACCGGGCCGCTCAAGGCGTGTATGTCTCAGGAGCCTGCCGCATCACTAAAAACGGAGGCATCCACGCCCATCACCTTGGGGCAACCTTTCACGGCTCGCGGGGCGCCGGCGGATTTTCTATCGCCGAGTGCTCCGCATCAAAGGGTCCAAAGATCGGCGCTGTTGCCGCAGCCGCCCACTGCCTGCACAGATAGAGAGAACTGCGATGCCCTCTCAGGTGACGGTGCCATTCCCGTGGGCACAGTGCCGTGTTCTCGCGACGCGTCCGCCAGCACTGCGACGCACGGCGCGGCTCGATTGACAggcgcgcaggtgcagcggccgccAGCACAGCGACGGCAGAGCGGACGCCTGCATCGCGGCAGGCAGCGACGTTCCACAGACATGGCAGACGTTGAAATGCCGGGAGAGGCCATTACTTCACCGAATCACTCGACATCTCTTCACGCAGCATTGGATGTTGAAGTGTCCGCTACAGAGAAGCGCACGCGTGAGTTCATAATCGCTGCGAATGGCgcatcttctccctcctcctgcgcatGCGGAACCGCCACGAGAGCGACCAACGCAAGGTCTCACGAAGTGCGCCTCACCAACAGAGTGCTCTCGTCAGAGGTGCTGTCGCCTGCCATCTTGCGCTCTAGCGCCAACCCCATCATCGTCACTTCCCGCGGCAGGAATGCCCACTCACCTGAGAACAAAGCATCACTAAATGCATCTCACAGCAAGATCAACAACGGTGGTGCCGTCGGCaacgcgcgcggcggcaacagTGCAGGAGACGTGCCCACGAGGGTGTTTGAGTTGCGCCAGAAGTACGGGGATTCCAAGACGAAGGCAGGAACTGTCGATCCATCTGACAGGGGTGGCAGGACCATTGCCTTTAATAGCCTTTCACGATGGTCCAACACGGCGGGGAAGACGCAATTAGGTGGGCATCGGCAAGGGAATGCGAGTGCATCAGACACGCTGGATAGCCGCGGCCGCGCATCGCCTGGAGTGTCGACTGACTCTCCGAGAGGGCAGTCGAGAGGGGAACGCAGAGAGTATTCGATCAACCTCGACGCAGCGACTTTGCCACCCACCGAGGTGTACCAGCCCGCTGCAGTGAAAGGCAGTCTGCACGTGGGAGAGTACATGCTACCGTCAGAGCTGCCACTGTTTAGCGAAGGCGCTAGTTCTGGCCCCCACGATGTTGAGGTAGCGCCGAACTGCAGTCTGCTGGGAGCAATGGTGTCGGAACCGTGCGGCAAGAGTGAGAAGAGCCAGGTCTCGCTGCAGCCACGGGGAagctctcctccctcttcgtctGGCCCATCCGCTGTTGCCACACCTTCGCTAAGGCCGCAGTATACGCTTCGGCACCGCGGCACTCAACGCAGCATGCTCGCCATGCGCGACGGCGGGGCGGCGCATGCCGCCGCAAGAAGTCAGCGTGCGGTGgcaggtgccgcagcgccggtgtCATGGGAAAGGCCACCTGTTCAACCCAGCGACATGCCCCTGGTACCGCCTCGGCAAACGTTGGCCCAGCGATCTCtactgctgcagcggaaCGGTGCTGGAACCCGGGGCGGGGATGTGGTGAAGCCTTCCACCACCCCTGCGACGCAGCTACCATCGCTCAAGAGATACTCGGCTCACTGAGTGCTCGAAGCGCGTGCTCTCAAGTTGGGTAAGAGGTGAGGTGGGTGTAGAGTTTTCCCCTGCGGAGCATGCCAGTAGTGGTGTGAAACGGGTGGGCCTGGGCAGAGAAGCAATGACGAGGTTGACTCTCAGACAAGTGCACCTTTTGCAGGCGATAGGGCTTATTATGCGTGGTGCTGAGGAGAATGCACATCAAAAAAAAGGTAGGAAATCCCgaagagggagcggaggCAAGACGGATACGTCTGGGATGTCGAGAAAAAGTATGCTTTAAATTTTATTTTCGTCTGCCTTTCCACTccttcgctttttttttgcttggTTTGTGGATGGTGCGCGCTTCAGCAACTTCCGCTTgcacgtgcatgtgtgcacgtgtgtctcTGCGCCTGGGTATCTCTCTTGATCTACGCATCGCAGTGTGCTTATTGTTCAGTACCAGCGCGTCGCCCTCGCCCCGAGTCTGAGCGTTCGCTTCCTTACTTTGtcaaagaaaagagagagtgagGATACACGCTTGGTGCTCCGGCTGAAAAGAAGGACACTCAGCATGATGGCAGACAGCTGCTTCCCTCTGATACGGCACTGCGTCTTTCATCCTTCGTGCGGATCTTCTGTGAATTGTTTCTATCTCTTCGGCGGCCacgccctttttttcccgGCTACTTGGTCTTCACTTACTCTTTCTTTCTATTCCTTTTGCCCATAtcttgggggggggaggttcTACGAATGTGTGTCGAGTGAGCTCCTCATTTTACTTTGTGCCGTGATGCACAGGACGTGGTACTTCAGTGATGGtttcgttctttttttttgccccttcctctccttcttttCCAGCATCTTCTGCAGAATGTACTTCCTCTGCGCTGTGTTGGAGAGTTGTAGAGAGAGCGTGGATGGTCGCTGTGGTAATGGGTTACGAAGGCCGCCCaaggcgcgcacgtgtgaTGCTCATCACCGAGTATCCTGTCCACTGGGGGAGAGCAATGGCAAGGATGGACATGCCCAGTCGCTCTTTGCCTCTTTCCATTCCTTTACTTCTTCCTTGTCGATTCTCGACTACGGCGCATGCTTCCTAGTCATCTGAGCCCCATTGCGTGCCCTTGTTATTCCTTTTGTTGGCCCTCATTTTTCTTACCAATAACCCGGAGGCTCCTCATTCTTCTCCTTGTCGTTCATATATATTCATATATATTCATATTCATATATATGTACACACGCATATACATATGATTGCTCTTCCGTCCTCCTCTTCATGCTCGAGGAAACGAAGACACTGTGCCCGTTTACTACTATTCTTATATTCTTTCTTGCTTTGGA includes:
- a CDS encoding putative dual-specificity protein kinase: MHPEDGSGTSGAAPISASEALRSFGGCLTAYERKEIVQYETIHYVGQRCVDKRRSPTNGRNDGYDTEEGEYIFRVKDHIAYRYEVLKELGSGAFGQVFKAIDHLDSSIVAVKMIRNQRKVLQQAEQEIRMLRHVNDRDPKGLYGIVRMTDNFKFRGHTCITYELLGANLYDYLKASNFFPMTLSLIRSIAARMLVALTFLARESIIHCDLKPENILLRDSDPSVVKVVDLGSASFDVKNMCTYIQSRFYRAPEVIMEQKYDKAIDWWSFGCILCELANGNPIFPGEDEKDQLGCIMEYLGPPPQSFVEASSARRRREFFDERYKPRPRTTCTGKQRELGSRSLAKFVAVSEDDDFLSFVRLFLQWEPSKRVPPREAMKHHWICGEFVFPTQSEEKPTLSSLTKESNDSATGPLKACMSQEPAASLKTEASTPITLGQPFTARGAPADFLSPSAPHQRVQRSALLPQPPTACTDRENCDALSGDGAIPVGTVPCSRDASASTATHGAARLTGAQVQRPPAQRRQSGRLHRGRQRRSTDMADVEMPGEAITSPNHSTSLHAALDVEVSATEKRTREFIIAANGASSPSSCACGTATRATNARSHEVRLTNRVLSSEVLSPAILRSSANPIIVTSRGRNAHSPENKASLNASHSKINNGGAVGNARGGNSAGDVPTRVFELRQKYGDSKTKAGTVDPSDRGGRTIAFNSLSRWSNTAGKTQLGGHRQGNASASDTLDSRGRASPGVSTDSPRGQSRGERREYSINLDAATLPPTEVYQPAAVKGSLHVGEYMLPSELPLFSEGASSGPHDVEVAPNCSLLGAMVSEPCGKSEKSQVSLQPRGSSPPSSSGPSAVATPSLRPQYTLRHRGTQRSMLAMRDGGAAHAAARSQRAVAGAAAPVSWERPPVQPSDMPLVPPRQTLAQRSLLLQRNGAGTRGGDVVKPSTTPATQLPSLKRYSAH